A genomic stretch from Nerophis ophidion isolate RoL-2023_Sa linkage group LG14, RoL_Noph_v1.0, whole genome shotgun sequence includes:
- the grk7a gene encoding rhodopsin kinase grk7a isoform X2: protein MYACKKLCKKRLKKKGGEKMALLEKKILEKVNSLFLVNLAYAYDSKTHLCLVMTLMNGGDLKYHIYNIGYDGKGVDKGIEMKRIVHYTAQITTGILHLHEMDIVYRDMKPENVLLDSQGQCRLSDLGLAIELVPGKTVTQMAGTGAYMAPELLNKTPYRTSVDWWALGCSIYEMVAGYTPFKGPDSKKEKVEKEEVQRRIINEEPKWDHKCFDANTKDIIQLFLKKKIEERLGMKNNMEDPRLHPWFKSINFPRLEAGLVDPPWVPKPNVVYAKDTGDIAEFSEIKGIEFDAKDDKFFKEFSTGAVPIPWQQEMIETGLFDELNDPNRKEGGGGDLDGEAKSGTCILL from the exons ATGTACGCCTGCAAGAAATTGTGTAAAAAGCGTCTGAAGAAGAAGGGCGGAGAGAAGATGGCccttttggagaaaaaaatcctGGAGAAGGTCAACAGTCTGTTTCTGGTCAATTTGGCCTACGCTTATGACAGCAAGACCCACCTGTGCCTTGTCATGACCCTGATGAACGGCGGAGACCTTAAGTACCACATCTACAACATAGGCTACGACGGCAAAGGCGTGGACAAGGGCATCGAGATGAAGCGCATTGTTCACTACACGGCCCAAATCACCACGGGGATTCTGCACCTGCATGAGATGGATATCGTTTATCGGGACATGAAGCCTGAGAACGTGTTGCTGGACAGCCAAGGCCAGTGTCGACTTTCAGATTTGGGTCTGGCCATAGAGCTGGTCCCAGGCAAGACCGTCACCCAGATG GCCGGCACAGGGGCGTACATGGCTCCAGAGCTCTTGAACAAAACTCCGTACAGGACATCTGTGGACTGGTGGGCGCTGGGTTGCAGCATCTACGAGATGGTGGCCGGCTACACGCCTTTTAAAGGCCCCGACAGCAAAAAGGAGAAGGTGGAGAAGGAGGAGGTGCAGCGACGTATTATCAACGAGGAACCCAAGTGGGATCACAAGTGTTTTGATGCCAACACCAAGGACATCATCCAGCTTTTCCTCAAGAAGAAAATCGAGGAGCGTCTGGGGATGAA gAATAACATGGAGGATCCCAGGTTGCACCCGTGGTTCAAGAGCATCAACTTCCCACGTCTAGAGGCCGGGCTGGTGGATCCCCCGTGGGTTCCCAAGCCCAACGTCGTCTATGCCAAAGACACGGGAGACATTGCCGAGTTCTCTGAAATCAAAGGCATCGAATTTGACGCCAAGGATGACAAATTCTTCAAGGAGTTTAGCACAGGTGCCGTGCCCATACCCTGGCAGCAGGAGATGATCGAAACAGGACTGTTCGACGAGCTCAACGATCCCAACCGGAAAGAAGGAGGCGGGGGCGATTTAGACGGCGAGGCCAAGTCCGGCACGTGTATATTGCTGTGA
- the grk7a gene encoding rhodopsin kinase grk7a isoform X1: MCDMGGLDNLVANTAYLKAQGGDDKEMKKRRRSLSLPKPEQCEAVRTSLDKDFTSVCERQPIGKKFFRQFLASNAQYKLAADFLDELYDWDLAEGAVKDKSRQNIMNKFCKADSKNFLAFLTGEASDKCKSATDANFSEVMKGKVQEGVREYLKNKPFTDYQASPFFDKFLQWKEYEKQPISDKYFYEFRTLGKGGFGEVCAVQVKNTGQMYACKKLCKKRLKKKGGEKMALLEKKILEKVNSLFLVNLAYAYDSKTHLCLVMTLMNGGDLKYHIYNIGYDGKGVDKGIEMKRIVHYTAQITTGILHLHEMDIVYRDMKPENVLLDSQGQCRLSDLGLAIELVPGKTVTQMAGTGAYMAPELLNKTPYRTSVDWWALGCSIYEMVAGYTPFKGPDSKKEKVEKEEVQRRIINEEPKWDHKCFDANTKDIIQLFLKKKIEERLGMKNNMEDPRLHPWFKSINFPRLEAGLVDPPWVPKPNVVYAKDTGDIAEFSEIKGIEFDAKDDKFFKEFSTGAVPIPWQQEMIETGLFDELNDPNRKEGGGGDLDGEAKSGTCILL; encoded by the exons ATGTGTGACATGGGTGGACTGGATAACCTGGTGGCCAACACGGCCTACCTCAAAGCCCAGGGCGGTGATGACAAGGAAATGAAAAAGCGCCGTCGCAGCTTGTCTCTACCCAAGCCGGAGCAATGCGAAGCTGTCCGAACCTCCTTGGACAAGGACTTTACATCCGTTTGTGAAAGGCAACCTATCGGCAAAAAGTTTTTTCGTCAATTCCTGGCAAGCAATGCCCAGTACAAGCTCGCCGCAGATTTCTTGGATGAGCTTTATGACTGGGATCTGGCGGAAGGTGCGGTAAAAGACAAGTCGCGTCAGAACATCATGAACAAGTTTTGCAAGGCGGACTCCAAGAACTTCTTGGCCTTTCTCACCGGGGAGGCCTCTGACAAATGCAAGTCTGCGACGGATGCCAACTTCAGTGAGGTGATGAAAGGCAAAGTCCAAGAAGGTGTGAGAGAATATCTGAAAAACAAACCCTTCACAGATTACCAGGCCAGTCCATTCTTTGATAAATTCCTCCAGTGGAAGGAGTATGAGAAGCAGCCCATCAGCGACAAGTACTTCTATGAGTTCAGAACCTTGGGAAAGGGTGGCTTTGGAGAG gtaTGCGCCGTTCAGGTGAAAAACACAGGCCAGATGTACGCCTGCAAGAAATTGTGTAAAAAGCGTCTGAAGAAGAAGGGCGGAGAGAAGATGGCccttttggagaaaaaaatcctGGAGAAGGTCAACAGTCTGTTTCTGGTCAATTTGGCCTACGCTTATGACAGCAAGACCCACCTGTGCCTTGTCATGACCCTGATGAACGGCGGAGACCTTAAGTACCACATCTACAACATAGGCTACGACGGCAAAGGCGTGGACAAGGGCATCGAGATGAAGCGCATTGTTCACTACACGGCCCAAATCACCACGGGGATTCTGCACCTGCATGAGATGGATATCGTTTATCGGGACATGAAGCCTGAGAACGTGTTGCTGGACAGCCAAGGCCAGTGTCGACTTTCAGATTTGGGTCTGGCCATAGAGCTGGTCCCAGGCAAGACCGTCACCCAGATG GCCGGCACAGGGGCGTACATGGCTCCAGAGCTCTTGAACAAAACTCCGTACAGGACATCTGTGGACTGGTGGGCGCTGGGTTGCAGCATCTACGAGATGGTGGCCGGCTACACGCCTTTTAAAGGCCCCGACAGCAAAAAGGAGAAGGTGGAGAAGGAGGAGGTGCAGCGACGTATTATCAACGAGGAACCCAAGTGGGATCACAAGTGTTTTGATGCCAACACCAAGGACATCATCCAGCTTTTCCTCAAGAAGAAAATCGAGGAGCGTCTGGGGATGAA gAATAACATGGAGGATCCCAGGTTGCACCCGTGGTTCAAGAGCATCAACTTCCCACGTCTAGAGGCCGGGCTGGTGGATCCCCCGTGGGTTCCCAAGCCCAACGTCGTCTATGCCAAAGACACGGGAGACATTGCCGAGTTCTCTGAAATCAAAGGCATCGAATTTGACGCCAAGGATGACAAATTCTTCAAGGAGTTTAGCACAGGTGCCGTGCCCATACCCTGGCAGCAGGAGATGATCGAAACAGGACTGTTCGACGAGCTCAACGATCCCAACCGGAAAGAAGGAGGCGGGGGCGATTTAGACGGCGAGGCCAAGTCCGGCACGTGTATATTGCTGTGA